TATGTGTTCTAGCCTTTCAGAATTGTCATAAACGAGACTTGTAAATGACTAAAGAGTAGGAGATGAAAGTTACAGCTGTTCGAGACGGAGTTATAGCGAAATACAACTACGGCAGACCGGACTATAACCGGATGCACTACGGAGAAGCCAAGCCACCAGTTTACAACATCTCCGCAATCCCACGAAACCTTCCCATCTTCATCAGCTACGGCGGCCAAGACGCTCTTTCAGATGTTAAAGATGTTCTACTATTGCTGGACAGCCTCAAGTTCCATGATGAGGACAAGCTCATGGTTCAGTTCATCAAAGATTACGCCCATGCCGATTTCATCATGGGAACCAACGCCAAGGATATTGTATACAATCAAGTCCTTCGGTTCTTCAAAAATCAACAATGATACGTTTTGCACAATCTAGTCTGATCGGATTTTCTGAACCAGCTGCTTCTATTATCTGTTTGGTAATAAAACCAAGCAGATTCTATGTATCAATCTGTACTAAACAGGCATCGGTCAAAATGTGGACAAACCTCGCAATGTCTCCATTTAACAAaactcgaactcgaaattttattcaaatgtaTTTAACTGCTTGCCACTGTACTAAACAGGCATCggtcaaaaattaaattatgattttagttttttgggtttaattcttctattttaatttcgtattatttaatttctttaattttataatattattaattaatctaaatagttATATGGGTAAACTATTACAATAGCCACTTTTGTTTACTTTAGAttacatttcagtcacttatgtttgaaatattacgttttagtcacttacattatcgtgttgtaacattttagtcactgagccgttaattgccTTTAACGGTGTAATTGTAAGTTGACCTGgcacgttaaattatcatttcaaataagaattttaggttaatttatacaattggtcctcattttttttcattttaaacaatttaattttttttcttttatgtttttttaactttcttttttttttttcattctcttctatttctccctctgttttcctcccttccccatttcttttaacataatcTTTCTATGTTtgccatttgttaaaactagtccttatacttttattattattttttgaacaatttaattttttcgagtgaggcAAGCTTGCAGACTAGttttaataaatggaaaatatagaaacactatttaaaagaaatagagaaggaggaaaacagagggagaagcaaaagcaaaatggaaaataaattaaaaaagttaaaagaatataaaagaaaaaattaaattgctcaaaataaaaaaatatatatagggactaattgtagaatttaacctaaaattttcgtttaaaATGACGATTTAACATATCGGTCAACTTACTATTACACCGTTAACGGTAATTAATGGCTAAATGACTagaatgttacaacacgataatgaaaatgactaaacgtaacatttcaaacataagtgactaaaatgtaacttgagacaaacaaaaataactattttgatagtttatccTAGTTATATTGATAACTATTTTAGATAAATGTTAACTAgttttagttctttttcttattgtttAACTAGTTTTCTATGCTGTGTGATGCAAGGGTTAATATTGcattttataaaactattattatttgaataaggaggtattaattaaaatattaatgatataatATTCAAGAGATATAAACAACTTAAAgaatatacttaaatttaaagtataaaataatattttaaaaaataaaatgcaggcaaataattttagttgaaaatttcaataacatataatcaagcatttttgtttcctttagtctagtcaacaaataaaatttaaaagatatattattaaaacattaatataaagtagtattctaaaaaatttattttgaatgttttaacttaaattcaaatttatattgtaagaagtaaatatttttaaaatatccgTGAGAAGATCACTATGTATTAAATGGTTTTCTTACTTGTGTCATACACGAACCTGttgtatgtataaattatttaaaatataatatatagttcgcttttaaaattattgttgtataGTTTTTTCTATTTGTATTACTTACAGTAATTGAAAGCTTTCTTCTCTGATCCCGAACATTGATCATCAGACCAACTTGAATGTAAGATATGTTATTCTACTCGCCAATAGATATTGATCTACCGTATTAATCATTGAATCGTTGATGAAACTTGCTAGtcaaacttaaaaagaaaatttaacagtccaattatttaaattaaaacttttgaatagtttagtgatttaaatgaaaattttaaataactcgataaccattttataattttgaagttaaaatgatcaatttagtAATATTAGGTGTACTTTACCGCAaactattttaacaaaatttttatttttttcttcttgtttaatattcattttcctaCTTTTAACGAATTTTTTTTGGGTCCTTTTCTTAGTGTTTAATATTCctgtttttacttttaataattagggtaaattatattgaaggagattaaattattaataaatttacgttttagctactcaactttaaaacattaaaaaataatcacaaaactattctaaaaatttcatttaaacctCTCACGAATCGAAAGTTTGTTGATCATATAAAGCTGAATCACCAAACTTAAACTAACTAAGGAGGCGTTTGGTTGGGGGAATGCATGCGTATTCCCCCCTATGCAGCGGGCCCACTACCAAACGGctgtttggttcgctgtattcgGATTCCCCTGAATCGGTTACTGGCCTATTACCCTTATTGCGCGTAACAGGCATTACGCTCCCTCAGCGCCTATTGGCTATTCCGCCCCcttttcatcttttgttttccattttctaCCCTCATCATAAAGCTTCCATTTTCTGCCCGATTCTCCCACGTTTTCTTGCACAGGTAATTTCTTTTCCCTTCCACTCACTCTGCCATCGGTTCTTGTTCATcgttccttttattttcttcattttatcaaGAACGAAAAACCGATTTGTGGAGGTATTTTCACTGTTCCCTTAAAAtcgatttcccttttctttccagAGGTATTTTAGCAGCTCGCACTCTTCCCCGATTTCCTCATTACAGGTTAGTTTTCTTTTGGCTCAAATCGccaatatttgtttcttttgtcaGATAATTTTGGGCTTTTCTTTGATGCATGTTCGATTGACAAAATTGTTCAATCCTTAAGCTAAATAGTTTTATGGGTTGCGTTGTGATTGAAGAATATTTGTTTCCTGAAGCGAAATAGTTTTATGGGTTGCGTTGTGATTGAAAAATTGTTCAATCCTTAAGCTAAAACTGTTTGTATTGCAATATTTGTTTCGGTTCTTGTTTATTACAgagaattgaaggaaaaaaaattgacatgCTTTTGCATTGTGATTGTGCTCTTATCTCGTTTTCTGGGTTTGCCttgttttttatatgttttttgttCCAAAAGTTTTGCCTTTTTCCATATCTTTTACCAGTATTGATTGATTGTTCTTGGAATTTCACTTATTGCGTGTACCAAATTCTGGATTTTTGTGTGTTTATATCTGTTGGTTAATGGGGTTTTCGTTGGTTCGTTTGATACTGATTCAGATATTAGCTTCTTGCTGTTAGTGACTAGAAGATGAAACTGGAAATTGTTGCAACTGTTTTGCtattgttcttgatttgttctgGTTCCTGCTTGTTTTGGGGATTATTAATTGAAAGTATAGTAGGATATAGTTCTGTTCTTCtttagattttgaaatcaaatgcTGGATATTGGATGACTGACACAAACATGGAATTATTACCATAGGAAAATGTCTAAAAGTCAAAACAACTGAAGTGTTTTACCATGCTGTTAGAATCATGTGATTGCTAATCAAGTTGTTTCGGATTCCATAACTATTGCTTGCATTGTGCAAGGAATGCTTGGCAAAAGCTGGGGAACATGAGTCCAGAGGCGGCTATGGAGCAGTATGTTGCCCTTGTTTCAGATAAAGTTCCGGGGTGGACGAAAGATACTTCCGATGTGAGTCTCCTGTAGGCTTTGTTTGATTTCTTTGGTGACTTCTTTTACCGAGAATATTTTGGATTGACACGAATATTTGTATAGGGAGGGCGGAAATTAGAATCTGCAGACCAAGGCGTTGTTGGTTCTGTGGCTCCTGATATAGATTCATTTCCAGATAAGCAGGCCATTTTTATGCATGAAAGGTGGTTTGATATTGGCAATCCTCTATTATCTTTTCACTAATGTCATTATTTATCATACTGAAAATGTTGAGCCACTTGTTTCATGTCCTGCAGGAATGCAGACTCGAATACTGCTCCAGCAGGTGGTGACATAACTGAGAGCGTAAGCCTTGAGAAGCAGGTATATATTTCATTTCGCCTCCTCCCTTTGGAACGTATGTAGAATGAAAAGGACACTAGAGGACCTAAATGTCTCGAGATTTATGgtcatatataaaaaatacgtAAAACACCGAGCTCTTAAGGAGGACACTAGAGGACCTAAATGTCTCGAGAATAttgtctttttatatatatatttgatggtttgaaattatttatatcaaatgATGTTAAGATGTTTTTAATTACTTGGAAATTTGATGGGCATGATCTGCTTGAataatttttcttgaagtacccATGTCCAGCACTTGTGTCCAACATACTGACTTTATAGCTCAATTCACATGTTTTCTGTTGCCTTAGACCTTGTCATGCTACTTCTAGCAACAGAGTGCTACTTTATTATCTATGTTTAGATAATTATACATAGAATGTATAAGTTTAGATTATTATACATAGAATGTCCTAATAAAGATATCAAGAATTTCACATTACACTTTATGCACAAATCTGAGTGTTGGTTATCTAATTGAGCATTGAAATGCATAGCTATTTATGGTCACTTGCACTTGTTTTCCCCTCCATTTGAGGTTTGCATTTTCTTTGAGACCATAATGTagttagaaataaataaaaaacaatcacTGTCTTTTACAGCAACTTCTGTAATCCTTTGGCTGAAACTCATGAACTATTCAGAGATGTGAAACTGTCAAGTTGTATACGATCAGAATTTGATGCATGTCTGTGTGTGTATGTATTGTTTGATTGTATAATTTGGAAAGAGTGAAAATGTAGCTATGCCATGTTCTATATTCTTCTTATTTCAGGGGCTATAGATTTAAGCAAttaattgaacttaattttaaagcACAAGTTACAAACATAACTGGTAGGCATGTGTTCTGTTTTGATGTGTTCTGTTTTGATGTGTTCTGTTTGAATGTGTTCTGTTTTGATGTTCTGTTTTGATGTTGTCAATATTTCTATCAGAAGCATATGTTCTGTCATCCAGCTTTAATTCTAGTTTATTCTTGTGCTTTTCCTTTGCTACATGGAACTTAAGTAGgttacaataatttttaataggtACATTGTGAAGTAAGAGGGAGTCTTGAACCTTGAGATGTGGGGAAACCTTGAGATCAATTGAATGTGGGGAAGAATTGGAAGTTCCACCAAGAGAAGTAATCAAATTGGGTGCTCAGGTAATGCTAATCTGGCTACAAATTTAACTTGCTGGGACCTTTCCTGTTTGATTTCTTATGAGCTACTAACTCATTCAACTTCTTTCTACATTAGGCTGTTGTTGAGTTCATGGCTAATCTCGTTGCCAAGAGGGATACCAAGGCAGCACCACCAAAGAAGGAGAAAGGTTTTTGGTTCAGGATTTGCTCGATTTGTTGGCCGTTCCGGACCGCAAATATGGACGACAACATGTAACCAATGAATTACTACtacagttttttctttttagccCATTGTATATATCTCAAAAATGTTTTGGTTTCTTGTCaaaatgtgtgtgtgtgttttctTATGCCAGTTCCATTACTTTGTAAATTATTTGTGAGATTGGTGAGCTTTTCTGCAAAGTTCAAAATCCTGATTGCTTGCAAGTGTTTTCAGATTCAAGTGAAGTGAAAAACCTACAATTGTAAATCTTTTGGCATCTATTCTATAGCATCCAAATTCTACTTTTAGTATAAATTTTGCTTCTAAATGCATTTGTCCTATGTATTGCTGTTATACAAAGGAACTGAGTGAGGAATGAAAAAACATGTGAACAGTTGGAATAGAATTTAGCCACCAAGaacaaatatacataaaaaaagggaataaattctttttaaagaatttgTTTAGTTGTTCCATGTGGTTTCTTCTATTCAGAAAGtaggtgaaaaataaaaaatacagtaaatttttcaaagtccaaaattattaaaatcagaaaaatatataaaatttccaaaaataaaatacaaaataaacagaaaatctcaagaaaaacagaaaaaacacaaaataataaagatatataaatacatatgaatttacaaaaatataaacactaaatttatctttattccttctaaatatatgaattatttatatgttaatttatcttatatatcatttactattattttatttataatattttaattgtatactATAAATTATTAGCATTTTAATCTCATTACTATATTTATCTTTATGCTATTAATTATTCACGAAATATTAATtgtacataatatattattaggtTATAGTTACACGAGAGTTCGTTGATTTTTGCTAGGTAAATACACATTCAaactttagattaaattatatatttttattaaattatatttaataataattagtttaaattatattttatagtattatatattatgattttaataaattcatataagaatatttaatattaagaattttattaaattatatattttattaaattatatttaataataattttattaaatataatcaaattatttattatttatattaataatcttattaaagtttaataacaataacaataatcatctacctaaaaaaattttgttaaagttattctagtcattttaatttttttacttatgctattacacctctattacattcaaccaaacacaagaatatcattacgcctctattccccaaataattaaattacttattacGCTTCTATTCTATTACGtatctattccattacacctccaTCCCATCagagcgaaccaaacgtgccgtAATACTTTAGTTTGGGTTTTAAGCTTTTTGAGTGAGAGAGATAGATAGAGAAGGCAGCATTGGCACAGTCTCTCTTTACTTCGTATGTCTGATTCAACTGTTGAGTTGGAATttctagttttcttttttattatttttcgatATTTTCAGGTTCGAATTTTCCCCCCATTTTAACGATGCCAAAAGAGAAGACCTCCATAGATTACGTTCTGGAGAAGGCATCGAGGCCTCATTTCTCAGGCCTCCGTAGCCCAACCGCCACCGCCACCTCCACCGCATTGTCTGATGCCAATGGTCCTCGTCAGCCCTTCGTCATGGGTATTCCTCACTTCTCTCCTCTTCTACacaaacaaagaaatagaaCATTTCTCTTTgaattgttttttctttttgctgtaATTAGCTGTTTTCGCCGTTTTTGCCCTGAAAATAtgattacttaaaattaaattacaggaagctttttattttttatattgtaattGTACAGGGGTTTCAGGAGGTACCGCTTCTGGTAAGACGACAGTCTGCGATATGATTATCCAACAGCTTCACGATCACCGTGTTGTTCTTGCCAATCAGGttcaaattcaagttaattTGTTCATCTTATAACTGAAATTTACCAAACTTTTTGCTCACATTTCTATTCTTTATGGATGAAGGATTCATTTTACCGTGGTTTAACTACTGAAGAGTTAAAACGCGTGCACGagtataattttgataatcCCAGTATATTAATATTGTTTGCTGAATTTTGTTGTCTCCTTTTATATTGGATGCTATTGTTTTGATCATGCATtggtttttttggtttttatagaTGCTTTTGATACCGAGCAGCTTCTGGGTTGTATTGAGAAGCTCAAAGATGGTCAATCTGTTCAGGTCCCAATCTATGATTTTAAACGTCATCAACGATCTTCAGATAGTTTTTGACAGGTAGTTAGTTAGTTTGTTGTTGAAATTTGCATGATGATGATTGAAAAATCTACGAGTATTCAGTTGAGAACTTGTAATAGTTGTTTTGGCCATGTctgtttcaaattttaagtaatgcACTAATGCTTACACttgaattttccttttctttgtcCTTTTAATTATTGAGTTCTCTATGGCTTTGTAAAATATCTAAATCCATTGATGATAATGCAATAAATTGGCAAGCTTATATGGGTTTGTTCTTTGTTTAACCATTGCCAGGTGAATGCTTCTGATGACATAATTTTGGAAGGAATTCTTGTTTTCCATGACCAGTGTGTTAGGAACCTTATGAATATGAAGATCTTTGTTGACACAGGTTTGACCTCTTTTATCTAGTTCCTTACCATCTTTGTATCCTCTGATGATTGTTTTAGAGATGTTtatacttaataatttatttaaggtGCTAGATCCTTTCTTTACTTAACATCATGCATAGCTATAAAGGTTAAACAACTTATAGCTGTTGCCAACCACTCAAaccaaaataagttttaataacaGGAAACATAAGATCGGTACAAACAAAATAGAAATCTAATGTCTATCAAGAGAAAGGTGATTGAAGTCCTAGCTGATCTAGAAACTCATGTATAAAACAAAGCtacaattaaaatatgaatttaattgctAACTACTAACTGTTCTGAACTGTAATAGCTTGAGGCCCTCCAACTAGtagaagattaaattttatcagTGGTTATTTCCAGAAGCCTATCAACTATTCGAAGAATCTTAAATTTGGGTTCTTAGATCCGCAGGGGTTTTCATTGATAAATTACCCTTAGAATTCCATTGCTTCACTTAGTTGAATGAATTTGCATGCATTTGTTTTGTGGCTTGAACTTATATTTACAATGGTGCATCTGTTGTTTTTCCTCTGACCATGTATTTCTTTCTTACTCTTATGGTCTCTAATGGTTCTCTATTTTATTTGGCAATTTATTACTTGTAGATGCTGATGTGAGGCTTGCTCGTAGAATAAGACGAGACATGGTTGAGAGGGGTAGGGATGTAAGCTCTGTTCTTGAACAAGTAAGCTGGTTCATACCAAAATTCTCTTTGTAATTTCATACTTGAAAACCTGGAATACATTCtgcatcttttaatttttcgtgTTTGGAATGGTGTGTCGGTTGTATTGAAGCCCTGAAATAAAAATCTGGAAACATAAACAGTGTTGTTTGTAGATTTGAAACAGAATATGTACTTATTCTCTTAACATTCTATTCCATTAAAATACTTATGTGAACTTTTGGTTAATGTGCCTCCTTAGTCCTTGCATTAATTCTTCCAACATTTTGATAATTACATTGTGGATGATTATTTTTGCAGTATGCAAAGTTTGTCAAGCCTGCATTTGATGGTTTTGTTCTGCCATCAAAGAAGTATGCTAATGTCATCATCCCCCGAGGAGGTGAAAATCATGTTGCCATTGATTTGATTGTGCAACATCTCCGCACTAAGCTTGGTCAGCATGATTCTGCAAAATATATCCCAATGCATATGTAATTCAGTCAACATTTCAGGTTATCTGGTGTTTTATCTCTAACTTATTTCAATCACAACTTGTTGAAGTACATATAGTTTTTTCCCGTTAGACTTATGATGCCACTTGTATGCTTTAAGTTATTCCCAACTATTTTCTGTTAACCTGTAATTATTTGTTGCTTTTATGTCTGGTCTTTATATggtctttaattattattattattttttttttttttttaaatttttttaatgaaatcataAGTAATATTTATGGTGCAGATTAGAGGAATGCATACTCTGATTAGAGACCGGGAGATCTCTAAGCATGACTTTGTCTTTTATTCAGATCGGCTTATTCGTCTGGTACCTTCTGCTTTGTATATTGTGTATGAAACGTGCTTTGTTTCTGTTAAATGTTCTGAAAATGTAACTGGAATTTTTTTGCATTCGATTTAGGTGGTGGAGCATGGTCTTGGGCATTTTCCATTCACTGAGAAGCAAGTAATAACACCTACAGGTATGTTTGGTTAAACAATTATGTcggttttttcttctttgggtTGTTCTTAAGATGTCTTATCATGAAAGTAATTAATTTTCTGCTTACATTTGTAATTTGCTGCTATTTCTTTTCAGCATCCGTATACACTGGGGTTGACTTTGCAAAAAGTTGTGCGGTGTTTCCATTGTTCGAAGGTTAGCTTTTGACCAGGTGTTGATTTGGTcactttttttgttatttgacAGCAGACCTTGTTTAATCAAAATATGGGGCGTTGAGTGATCTTTTGTTCTATATGATGAAAGTTAAGATGAATTTCTTTCTATTGTCTTGTTCTGGATATTTGGTACATCATAAATACTGCATTGATTCTAGAATTTCGTTTTAATTAGGTTGGTTGCAATTTTCTATGCTATCCTCTTTTGTATTGACTAACCAggttttctcttatttatttgttacaGTGGTGAAAGCATGGAAAACGCCTTACGTGCATGCTGCAAAGgaataaaaattggaaaaattctgATTCACCGTGATGGAGATAATGGAAAACATGTTAGTAACATTTTTGGAATCTTTATGCTGTTAGGTATTACTTATAATCTTAACTGTTAATTGTTTTTCTCGGATATTTTAGCTTATATTGAAAAGCTTCCTAAGGAGGTAAGCTTGTTCATCTTCCAAAATGAAGTCTCTGCAACATAGTTCTTCCCCATTTATTGTACTTGCTGTCACTATACTAATGCAAAAGTAGATTAAGTGAAATAAAGCTATCCTGAAGCTTTTGCACACTATGTTAGTTGGACTTGGTTGTAAGTATCGGATACCGGTATGTATCCAACACGGTTATGTTTAATTTTCTATTGGGTTTTTCCTTGAATTTGGAGGGTCTCTGGACGGTTATATCACCATACTTGTGACTGAAAAAGTGTCTGAGCTGGgttagaagaaaatgaaaagttggAACAACATAGGAAGTCTACAGAGAAATAATCAATTAGAAATTCTTCTGGCTATCAAATTTAAGAATCCAGGAACACATCTGTTGTCAACTCTTGTTATGATCCCTGAAAATACATGTTATTTTGTATTCTTCGATTATTAATGTGCCTTCCGATGAGAACCTGCCTTG
This genomic window from Gossypium raimondii isolate GPD5lz chromosome 10, ASM2569854v1, whole genome shotgun sequence contains:
- the LOC128034121 gene encoding acyl-CoA-binding domain-containing protein 5-like translates to MSPEAAMEQYVALVSDKVPGWTKDTSDGGRKLESADQGVVGSVAPDIDSFPDKQAIFMHERNADSNTAPAGGDITESVSLEKQVHCEVRGSLEP